A window of Castanea sativa cultivar Marrone di Chiusa Pesio chromosome 1, ASM4071231v1 contains these coding sequences:
- the LOC142618104 gene encoding uncharacterized protein LOC142618104: protein MGNKNQWKNYELSPVNVGSDTLKPYHDLGVVRFEANGGVESHFPSHSWWRLQSDIPSREEGKIMGWRALSANSLEQALPKSNLLEGIQTKKMLGMPILVISLMGCLETVTLVQMCGEGIQTNLLITSREEPMGIVEHVICLSKNKGMATASLRKLSWKLLNQARNQLQISKDSVSFPPVSMNIICWNCRGTSNPRFKPTLNDLISIHTDTIGYAGGLWLLWKSEGVEVIQLAKTEQEIHVIIKVRSSDLSWVLTCIYASPRLVERKLLWGNLSNVASLHSLPWLMLGDFNEVLSINDKSGGNLVNMNRALRFKDCLDFCGMIDLGFHGARLTWVNKNEVGHFIQERLDRAFANSAWSNLYPEAIVKHLPKIHSNHCPILLSLEKAPGIYLPRPFRFQPNFIEPVKIWNKEVFGNIFQRKSRIVARLNGIQKALANGSSSFLIGLEKQLSEEYWEVNQQEEELWSIKSQYNWLIQEKDRAVLDGEVTRKEVKVSLWSMKPFKAPGPDGYHAGFYQRNWHIIKDLVVKQVVDIFESGKMPNHLNETLITLIPKCPGADCLGLFRPISLCNTIYKLVSKVLVHRLGPMLNNLVSPLQSAFGPGRKGMDNMIIVQELIHSMKQKKGKQGYMAIKVDLEKAYDRMEWHFI, encoded by the exons ATGGGCAATAAAAATCAATGGAAAAATTATGAGCTTAGCCCCGTCAATGTTGGATCAGATACGCTCAAGCCCTACCATGATCTGGGGGTGGTTCGATTCGAAGCAAATGGTGGCGTGGAGTCACATTTTCCCTCTCACTCTTGGTGGAGATTGCAATCGGACATCCCATCAAGGGAGGAGGGAAAAATCATGGGGTGGAGAGCGCTATCAGCAAATTCGCTGGAGCAAGCCTTGCCAAAATCAAATCTGCTGGAGGGaatacaaacaaagaaaatgttAGGGATGCCGATTTTAGTAATAAGTTTGATGGGGTGTTTGGAAACTGTTACTCTAGTCCAAATGTGTGGGGAAGGCATCCAAACCAATCTTCTGATAACATCCAGGGAGGAACCAATGGGAATAGTGGAGCATGTGATATGCTTGTCGAAGAACAAAGGAATGGCCACGGCCAGTTTAAGGaagctgagttggaaattgCTGAATCAAGCAAGAAACCAACTTCAAATCAGTAAGGACTCAGTTTCTTTCCCTCCAGTATCAATGAATATTATATGTTGGAATTGTAGAGGGACTTCGAACCCTCGTTTTAAACCTACTCTGAACGACCTTATCT CAATTCACACTGACACCATTGGCTATGCTGGAGGTCTATGGTTATTGTGGAAGTCTGAAGGGGTGGAGGTCATTCAATTGGCAAAAACAGAGCAGGAAATTCATGTTATTATTAAGGTACGGTCCTCTGACCTTTCCTGGGTTTTAACTTGTATTTATGCTAGCCCTAGATTAGTAGAGCGTAAATTGTTATGGGGTAATCTCTCAAATGTTGCTTCTCTGCATTCTCTGCCTTGGTTGATGTTGGGTGACTTTAATGAAGTTCTTTCCATTAATGATAAGAGTGGTGGTAATCTGGTGAATATGAACAGAGCTCTCCGTTTTAAAGATTGTCTGGACTTTTGTGGGATGATTGATTTGGGATTTCATGGAGCCAGGCTTACATGGGTTAATAAGAATGAGGTTGGTCATTTTATTCAGGAACGTTTGGACAGAGCATTTGCTAATAGTGCTTGGTCCAATTTGTACCCAGAAGCCATTGTGAAACACTTACCCAAAATCCACTCTAATCACTGCCCAATCCTATTATCCTTAGAGAAAGCCCCAGGAATTTACCTTCCCAGACCTTTTAGGTTCCAACCG AATTTTATTGAACCAGTTAAGATATGGAATAAGGAGGTCTTTGggaatatttttcaaagaaaatctAGAATTGTAGCAAGGCTTAATGGTATCCAAAAGGCTTTAGCCAATGGTTCTAGTAGCTTCCTCATTGGTTTGGAAAAGCAACTTAGTGAGGAGTATTGGGAAGTTAATCAGCAGGAAGAGGAATTGTGGTCTATCAAGTCTCAATATAACTGGCTCATCCAAG agaaggatagggcaGTTCTAGATGGGGAGGTGACTAGGAAGGAGGTAAAGGTCAGTCTCTGGAGTATGAAGCCTTTTAAAGCCCCAGGTCCTGATGGGTATCATGCTGGGTTTTATCAGAGAAATTGGCATATTATTAAGGACTTGGTTGTGAAGCAAGTAGTTGATATTTTTGAGAGTGGGAAAATGCCAAACCATTTAAATGAGACCCTCATCACCCTAATACCCAAATGCCCAGGGGCTGACTGCTTGGGACTTTTTAGGCCCATTAGCCTATGTAACACCATTTACAAACTTGTTTCTAAAGTCCTAGTTCATAGACTAGGACCCATGCTGAATAATCTTGTTTCTCCTCTTCAGTCTGCTTTTGGTCCTGGTAGGAAAGGTATGGATAATATGATTATCGTTCAAGAGCTCATTCACTCCATGAAACAGAAAAAAGGAAAGCAAGGTTACATGGCAATTAAGGTGGATCTTGAAAAGGCATATGATAGAATGGAATGGCACTTTATCTGA